A stretch of the Uranotaenia lowii strain MFRU-FL chromosome 3, ASM2978415v1, whole genome shotgun sequence genome encodes the following:
- the LOC129756722 gene encoding UDP-glucosyltransferase 2-like: MKSSASSSFRVSYVLLGLLLLFFASNVVQSARILCVFPSPSKSHVLVGQSLLKGLAARGHEVTMVSAFKLSKPVKNYRDVIIPLDHDTSEQMKRFLNEKPNLFKELPKMMKSMMETANSTINHPKMEEIKREQFDLVIAGVFVADYILGFGPHFDAPTVVLWSAGLTKITADLVGNPRALSAVPHIMLGTSQTGMGFVDRLKNFLIGAAENAFSAFSVYQQRKYYDYNFPANRYPAYEDVRKNVSLLLLNTHFSHAGPRPYIQNVVEVGGLQIKTKPGQLPEDIKQWLDGAEHGAIYFCLGSNVKVSDMPMEKVQIFVKSLAKLKQRILWKSETEFMNVMPNVMTKSWVPQDDVLAHKNVVLFISHGGLGGMAEARYHGVPVLGIPLFAEQSSNVEAVAREGWGQLYDYHQLNEETFDQALNQMLGNPQFKLKAKEASAVYRDRPKTAMETACFWIEYIIRHKGAPHMHYPGADLNFIEQNMLDVIAVLLAVVYIVFKVIKLILKGLIRLCCGKSKKQKTN; this comes from the exons ATGAAATCGTCCGCTTCGAGTAGCTTTCGGGTAAGCTACGTTCTTCTGggattgctgctgctgtttttcGCAAGCAATGTCGTTCAATCGGCCAGAATCCTCTGCGTATTCCCTAGCCCTAGCAAATCTCACGTTCTGGTGGGACAATCGCTGCTCAAGGGCTTAGCCGCACGTGGGCATGAG GTCACCATGGTCAGTGCATTCAAGCTATCGAAACCGGTCAAAAACTATCGAGACGTGATCATCCCACTGGATCACGATACAAGCGAGCAGATGAAACGGTTTCTGAATGAGAAACCGAACCTTTTTAAGGAGCTTCCCAAGATGATGAAGTCGATGATGGAAACGGCAAATTCGACTATCAATCACCCCAAAATGGAGGAGATAAAGCGGGAACAGTTTGATTTGGTGATTGCCGGTGTGTTTGTGGCTGATTATATACTGGGTTTTGGTCCCCATTTTGATGCCCCAACGGTTGTGCTTTGGTCGGCTGGATTGACTAAGATTACGGCCGATTTGGTGGGAAATCCAAGGGCTTTATCAGCGGTTCCCCATATTATGTTGGGGACAAGCCAGACGGGGATGGGATTTGTGGATCGCTTGAAGAACTTTTTGATCGGAGCTGCGGAGAACGCTTTTTCAGCATTTTCTGTTTATCAACAGCGGAAATATTATGATTACAATTTCCCTGCCAATCGATATCCGGCCTACGAAGATGTCCGTAAGAACGTTTCCTTGCTGTTACTCAACACACATTTCTCCCACGCAGGTCCAAGACCCTATATTCAGAATGTAGTTGAAGTAGGTGGTTTACAGATTAAAACTAAACCGGGTCAGTTACCGGAAGACATCAAACAGTGGCTGGATGGGGCTGAACATGGTGCGATCTACTTCTGTTTGGGATCGAATGTCAAGGTGTCTGACATGCCGATGGAGAAGGTTCAGATCTTCGTGAAGAGTTTGGCCAAGCTGAAGCAACGCATCCTTTGGAAGTCGGAGACAGAGTTCATGAATGTTATGCCTAACGTAATGACTAAAAGTTGGGTCCCCCAGGATGACGTATTGGCCCACAAGAATGTGGTACTGTTCATATCTCACGGAGGATTGGGAGGAATGGCTGAAGCTCGCTATCACGGAGTTCCCGTCCTTGGCATTCCGTTATTTGCGGAACAATCCTCTAATGTGGAAGCAGTGGCACGAGAAGGTTGGGGTCAGCTTTACGACTATCATCAGCTCAACGAAGAGACATTCGACCAAGCTCTGAATCAAATGCTAGGCAATCCTCAGTTTAAACTGAAGGCCAAAGAAGCCTCCGCCGTTTACCGGGATCGTCCTAAGACTGCAATGGAGACCGCTTGCTTCTGGATCGAATACATAATCCGTCACAAGGGAGCTCCCCATATGCATTACCCCGGGGCAGATCTTAACTTTATCGAACAAAATATGCTGGACGTTATCGCCGTGCTACTTGCTGTTGTGTACATAGTATTCAAAGTTATAAAACTCATACTCAAAGGTTTGATACGATTATGCTGTGGTAAATCTAAAAAGCAGAAAACTAACTAG